The Synchiropus splendidus isolate RoL2022-P1 chromosome 1, RoL_Sspl_1.0, whole genome shotgun sequence genome includes a window with the following:
- the ace gene encoding angiotensin-converting enzyme isoform X2: protein MGTAGGWLVRALLLLLLPAPGLFQTLPDGWKPGAYQNTVADIQRFLSDYNSTAEEVLFSSVSASWDYNTNLTDYNSQQQVKASLVEQAFTEEWGKKAKTVFTKAIIDTLPDPKDKKLLGKVMVLGAANLPQKEREEYNTILSTMDNIYSTAKVHPQPNVSWSLEPELTDIMATSRSYKRLLYAWEGWHNKSGVPLKKHYPRFVELSNTASQADGFADTGADWRSWYETDNFEEVIEGLYKEIEPLYKHLHAFVRRQLYNQYGSKYINLKGPIPAHLLGNMWAQTWNNIYGLMIPFPEHPNLDVTDKMVKKGYNATHMFRVSEEFFTSLGLDMMPQEFWDESMLEKPEGREVVCHASAWDFYNRKDFRIKQCTTVTMEQLFTVHHEMGHIQYYLQYKDQPVGFRRGANPGFHEAIGDVLSLSVSTPNHLHTIGLLDSVASNNESDINYLLKMALEKIAFLPFGYLIDQWRWNVFSGSTPSDRYNSDWWYLRTKYQGICPPTKRSEEHFDAGAKYHIPGNTPYIRYFVSFILQFQFHEKLCEAANHTGPLHTCDIYSSKEAGAILKKVLQAGSSKPWPEVLMEALGTNKMDAGSLMKYFDPIIKWLEEQNVDETLGWPDFNWVPPIPEGYPGDIDKNTDELHAKEFLSEYNTTAEEVWYNYTEASWAYNTDINDNNQKEMLKKSLEMSEHTLKYGLMARQYDTTDFQDDGVKRIVKKLSDIDTAALPKDELKELNDILSNMETKYSVAKVCKDNGQCHPLDPDLQKIMAESRDYDELLFAWKGWRDSAGKVLREDYKRYVELTNKAAVLNGHSDNGASWRSMYDSTTFEQDLEALWKELEPLYLNVHAYVRRALYKKYGPDNINLKGPIPAHLLGNMWAQTWSGIMDLVMPYPDATQVDATPAMVAQGWNATRMFQESDNFFTSLGLLPMPEEFWEKSMIEKPSDGRQVVCHASAWDFYNRKDFRIKQCTVITMDDLITVHHEMGHVQYFLQYKDQPVTFRTGANPGFHEAIGDVLALSVSTPKHLKSIGLLDKVENNRESDINFLMSMALDKIAFLPFGYLMDQWRWKVFDGRIPATEYNKEWWNLRMKYQGLCPPVARTEEDFDPGAKFHIPANVPYVRYFVSFIIQFQFHQALCNAAKQTGPLHTCDIYQSKEAGKLLGDVMKLGFSKPWPEALTMITGQPKMSAKPLMLYFQPLIEWLEKENQNNNEVLGWPEYNWTPSGKSTVNFLGLDVDQTSAMVGQWVLLAIGLALLIACIVLVAVYVKSKRCQRSYSTMELK, encoded by the exons ATGGGGACCGCAGGGGGCTGGTTGGTGAGGGcactgctgctactgctgctgcctGCTCCAGGGCTCTTCCAGACTTTACCTGATGGGTGGAAACCAGGCGCTTACCAGAACACTGTGGCTGACATTCAGAGATTCTTGAGCGACTACAACAGCACCGCTGAGGAGGTGTTGTTCTCCAGCGTGTCTGCCAGCTGGGACTACAACACCAACCTGACGGACTACAACTCTCAGCAACAG GTGAAGGCATCTCTGGTTGAGCAAGCTTTCACGGAAGAATGGGGCAAAAAGGCCAAAACTGTCTTCACAAAAGCGATAATCGACACTCTTCCGGATCCAAAGGACAAAAAGCTGTTGGGCAAGGTGATGGTGTTGGGGGCTGCCAACCTGccacagaaagaaagagaggag TACAACACCATACTCAGCACTATGGACAATATATATTCCACCGCCAAAGTGCACCCGCAGCCAAATGTCAGCTGGAGTCTGGAACCTG AGCTGACTGACATCATGGCTACTTCGAGGAGCTACAAGCGGCTCCTGTATGCGTGGGAGGGCTGGCACAACAAGTCAGGTGTGCCTCTCAAGAAGCATTACCCGAGGTTTGTGGAGCTCAGCAACACTGCCTCCCAGGCTGACG GATTCGCAGATACGGGAGCAGACTGGCGGTCTTGGTACGAGACCGACAACTTTGAAGAAGTCATTGAAGGACTTTATAAGGAAATTGAACCTCTCTATAAGCACCTGCACGCCTTCGTCCGACGCCAGCTTTACAACCAGTACGGCTCCAAGTACATCAACCTTAAAGGGCCCATCCCAGCTCACCTGCTAG gAAACATGTGGGCTCAGACCTGGAACAACATCTACGGGCTGATGATTCCATTTCCTGAACATCCCAACCTCGACGTGACAGACAAAATGGTCAAGAAA GGCTACAATGCAACCCACATGTTCCGTGTGTCTGAGgagttcttcacctctctgggGTTGGATATGATGCCTCAGGAGTTCTGGGATGAGTCCATGCTGGAGAAACCTGAAGGTCGGGAGGTGGTGTGTCACGCTTCTGCCTGGGACTTTTACAACCGGAAAGACTTCAG GATCAAGCAATGCACCACAGTGACCATGGAGCAGCTCTTCACTGTCCATCACGAAATGGGACACATCCAGTACTACCTGCAGTACAAGGACCAGCCTGTAGGCTTTCGCCGTGGAGCCAACCCTGGTTTCCACGAGGCCATCGGCGatgttctgtctctctctgtgtccaCCCCGAATCACCTGCACACCATTGGACTGCTGGATTCTGTCGCCTCTAACAACG AATCTGACATTAACTACCTCCTCAAGATGGCACTGGAGAAAATTGCCTTTTTACCATTTGGGTACCTGATCGACCAGTGGAGGTGGAATGTGTTCAGCGGCAGCACGCCCAGCGACCGCTACAACTCAGACTGGTGGTACCTCAG gaCAAAATACCAGGGTATCTGCCCACCCACCAAACGATCAGAGGAGCATTTTGATGCCGGAGCTAAATACCACATTCCTGGAAACACTCCATACATCAG GTACTTTGTCAGCTTCATCCTTCAGTTCCAGTTTCACGAGAAACTGTGTGAAGCCGCCAATCACACCGGACCCCTGCACACGTGCGACATCTACAGCTCAAAAGAAGCAGGCGCCATCTTAAA AAAAGTTCTTCAGGCAGGATCTTCCAAGCCGTGGCCAGAAGTGCTCATGGAAGCTTTGGGTACCAACAAGATGGACGCTGGTTCTCTCATGAAGTACTTTGATCCGATTATTAAGTGGCTGGAAGAGCAAAATGTGGACGAAACCCTCGGATGGCCCGACTTTAACTGGGTTCCACCCATCCCAGAGGGCTACCCTGGAGATATCG ATAAGAATACAGACGAACTGCATGCGAAGGAGTTCCTGAGCGAGTACAACACAACAGCAGAGGAGGTGTGGTACAACTACACTGAGGCCTCCTGGGCGTACAACACCGACATCAATGACAACAACCAGAAGGAAATG CTCAAGAAGAGCCTGGAAATGTCGGAGCACACGCTGAAATACGGCCTCATGGCTCGGCAGTACGACACCACCGACTTTCAGGACGACGGCGTCAAGCGCATCGTGAAAAAGCTCAGTGATATTGACACGGCTGCTCTGCCTAAGGATGAGCtgaaggag TTAAACGATATCCTGTCCAACATGGAGACCAAGTACAGCGTGGCTAAGGTTTGCAAGGACAACGGCCAGTGTCATCCACTCGACCCTG ATCTTCAGAAGATCATGGCTGAGTCCAGAGATTATGATGAGCTGCTGTTTGCCTGGAAGGGATGGAGGGATTCTGCCGGCAAGGTCCTCCGTGAGGATTACAAGAGATACGTGGAACTGACCAATAAAGCAGCTGTGCTCAATG GTCACAGTGACAACGGTGCGTCCTGGCGCTCCATGTACGACTCCACGACCTTTGAGCAGGACCTGGAGGCTCTGTGGAAGGAGCTGGAGCCGCTCTACCTAAACGTGCACGCCTATGTGCGCAGGGCTCTGTATAAAAAGTACGGCCCTGACAACATCAACCTGAAAGGACCCATTCCTGCTCACTTGCTTG GTAACATGTGGGCACAAACGTGGTCTGGCATTATGGATCTGGTCATGCCGTACCCAGATGCCACGCAGGTTGATGCCACACCGGCGATGGTGGCGCAG GGCTGGAATGCCACCAGAATGTTTCAAGAATCCGAcaacttcttcacctccctgggCCTCCTGCCGATGCCAGAAGAGTTCTGGGAGAAGTCCATGATTGAGAAACCCTCGGACGGTCGCCAGGTTGTTTGTCACGCATCAGCCTGGGACTTTTACAACCGAAAGGACTTCAG GATCAAACAGTGCACTGTGATCACCATGGACGACCTGATCACTGTGCATCACGAGATGGGCCACGTGCAGTACTTTCTGCAGTACAAAGACCAGCCGGTAACCTTCCGTACCGGTGCCAACCCGGGTTTCCACGAGGCCATCGGGGACGTGCTGGCGCTCTCCGTGTCCACACCCAAACATCTGAAGAGCATCGGACTTCTGGATAAAGTCGAGAATAATCGAG AGAGCGACATCAACTTCCTCATGAGCATGGCACTGGACAAGATCGCCTTTCTGCCGTTTGGATACTTGATGGACCAGTGGAGGTGGAAAGTGTTTGATGGTCGAATCCCGGCGACTGAATACAACAAAGAATGGTGGAATCTCAG AATGAAGTACCAGGGTCTGTGCCCGCCTGTGGCCCGGACCGAGGAGGACTTCGACCCTGGCGCCAAGTTCCACATCCCTGCAAACGTGCCCTACGTCAG GTACTTTGTCAGCTTCATCATCCAGTTCCAGTTCCACCAAGCTCTGTGTAACGCTGCCAAGCAGACGGGGCCTCTGCACACCTGTGATATCTACCAGTCCAAGGAGGCAGGCAAGCTGCTGGG TGATGTCATGAAGCTGGGCTTCAGCAAACCTTGGCCCGAGGCCCTGACCATGATCACCGGTCAGCCCAAAATGAGTGCCAAGCCTCTCATGCTGTACTTCCAACCTCTCATTGAATGGCTGGAGAAGGAGAACCAAAACAACAACGAAGTCCTCGGCTGGCCGGAGTATAACTGGACACCTA GCGGTAAAAGTACCGTAAACTTCCTGGGTCTGGATGTGGACCAAACGTCTGCCATGGTGGGTCAGTGGGTGCTGCTGGCCATTGGTCTGGCCCTCCTCATTGCCTGCATTGTTCTGGTCGCCGTGTATGTGAAGTCCAAGCGGTGTCAAAGGTCGTATTCCACGATGGAGCTCAAGTGA
- the ace gene encoding angiotensin-converting enzyme isoform X1, whose amino-acid sequence MTCWISREGEWRGFVRRGAGRRVMGTAGGWLVRALLLLLLPAPGLFQTLPDGWKPGAYQNTVADIQRFLSDYNSTAEEVLFSSVSASWDYNTNLTDYNSQQQVKASLVEQAFTEEWGKKAKTVFTKAIIDTLPDPKDKKLLGKVMVLGAANLPQKEREEYNTILSTMDNIYSTAKVHPQPNVSWSLEPELTDIMATSRSYKRLLYAWEGWHNKSGVPLKKHYPRFVELSNTASQADGFADTGADWRSWYETDNFEEVIEGLYKEIEPLYKHLHAFVRRQLYNQYGSKYINLKGPIPAHLLGNMWAQTWNNIYGLMIPFPEHPNLDVTDKMVKKGYNATHMFRVSEEFFTSLGLDMMPQEFWDESMLEKPEGREVVCHASAWDFYNRKDFRIKQCTTVTMEQLFTVHHEMGHIQYYLQYKDQPVGFRRGANPGFHEAIGDVLSLSVSTPNHLHTIGLLDSVASNNESDINYLLKMALEKIAFLPFGYLIDQWRWNVFSGSTPSDRYNSDWWYLRTKYQGICPPTKRSEEHFDAGAKYHIPGNTPYIRYFVSFILQFQFHEKLCEAANHTGPLHTCDIYSSKEAGAILKKVLQAGSSKPWPEVLMEALGTNKMDAGSLMKYFDPIIKWLEEQNVDETLGWPDFNWVPPIPEGYPGDIDKNTDELHAKEFLSEYNTTAEEVWYNYTEASWAYNTDINDNNQKEMLKKSLEMSEHTLKYGLMARQYDTTDFQDDGVKRIVKKLSDIDTAALPKDELKELNDILSNMETKYSVAKVCKDNGQCHPLDPDLQKIMAESRDYDELLFAWKGWRDSAGKVLREDYKRYVELTNKAAVLNGHSDNGASWRSMYDSTTFEQDLEALWKELEPLYLNVHAYVRRALYKKYGPDNINLKGPIPAHLLGNMWAQTWSGIMDLVMPYPDATQVDATPAMVAQGWNATRMFQESDNFFTSLGLLPMPEEFWEKSMIEKPSDGRQVVCHASAWDFYNRKDFRIKQCTVITMDDLITVHHEMGHVQYFLQYKDQPVTFRTGANPGFHEAIGDVLALSVSTPKHLKSIGLLDKVENNRESDINFLMSMALDKIAFLPFGYLMDQWRWKVFDGRIPATEYNKEWWNLRMKYQGLCPPVARTEEDFDPGAKFHIPANVPYVRYFVSFIIQFQFHQALCNAAKQTGPLHTCDIYQSKEAGKLLGDVMKLGFSKPWPEALTMITGQPKMSAKPLMLYFQPLIEWLEKENQNNNEVLGWPEYNWTPSGKSTVNFLGLDVDQTSAMVGQWVLLAIGLALLIACIVLVAVYVKSKRCQRSYSTMELK is encoded by the exons ATGACCTGTTGGATCAGCCGGGAGGGAGAGTGGAGAGGGTTTGTCCGCCGCGGAGCTG GGAGGCGAGTTATGGGGACCGCAGGGGGCTGGTTGGTGAGGGcactgctgctactgctgctgcctGCTCCAGGGCTCTTCCAGACTTTACCTGATGGGTGGAAACCAGGCGCTTACCAGAACACTGTGGCTGACATTCAGAGATTCTTGAGCGACTACAACAGCACCGCTGAGGAGGTGTTGTTCTCCAGCGTGTCTGCCAGCTGGGACTACAACACCAACCTGACGGACTACAACTCTCAGCAACAG GTGAAGGCATCTCTGGTTGAGCAAGCTTTCACGGAAGAATGGGGCAAAAAGGCCAAAACTGTCTTCACAAAAGCGATAATCGACACTCTTCCGGATCCAAAGGACAAAAAGCTGTTGGGCAAGGTGATGGTGTTGGGGGCTGCCAACCTGccacagaaagaaagagaggag TACAACACCATACTCAGCACTATGGACAATATATATTCCACCGCCAAAGTGCACCCGCAGCCAAATGTCAGCTGGAGTCTGGAACCTG AGCTGACTGACATCATGGCTACTTCGAGGAGCTACAAGCGGCTCCTGTATGCGTGGGAGGGCTGGCACAACAAGTCAGGTGTGCCTCTCAAGAAGCATTACCCGAGGTTTGTGGAGCTCAGCAACACTGCCTCCCAGGCTGACG GATTCGCAGATACGGGAGCAGACTGGCGGTCTTGGTACGAGACCGACAACTTTGAAGAAGTCATTGAAGGACTTTATAAGGAAATTGAACCTCTCTATAAGCACCTGCACGCCTTCGTCCGACGCCAGCTTTACAACCAGTACGGCTCCAAGTACATCAACCTTAAAGGGCCCATCCCAGCTCACCTGCTAG gAAACATGTGGGCTCAGACCTGGAACAACATCTACGGGCTGATGATTCCATTTCCTGAACATCCCAACCTCGACGTGACAGACAAAATGGTCAAGAAA GGCTACAATGCAACCCACATGTTCCGTGTGTCTGAGgagttcttcacctctctgggGTTGGATATGATGCCTCAGGAGTTCTGGGATGAGTCCATGCTGGAGAAACCTGAAGGTCGGGAGGTGGTGTGTCACGCTTCTGCCTGGGACTTTTACAACCGGAAAGACTTCAG GATCAAGCAATGCACCACAGTGACCATGGAGCAGCTCTTCACTGTCCATCACGAAATGGGACACATCCAGTACTACCTGCAGTACAAGGACCAGCCTGTAGGCTTTCGCCGTGGAGCCAACCCTGGTTTCCACGAGGCCATCGGCGatgttctgtctctctctgtgtccaCCCCGAATCACCTGCACACCATTGGACTGCTGGATTCTGTCGCCTCTAACAACG AATCTGACATTAACTACCTCCTCAAGATGGCACTGGAGAAAATTGCCTTTTTACCATTTGGGTACCTGATCGACCAGTGGAGGTGGAATGTGTTCAGCGGCAGCACGCCCAGCGACCGCTACAACTCAGACTGGTGGTACCTCAG gaCAAAATACCAGGGTATCTGCCCACCCACCAAACGATCAGAGGAGCATTTTGATGCCGGAGCTAAATACCACATTCCTGGAAACACTCCATACATCAG GTACTTTGTCAGCTTCATCCTTCAGTTCCAGTTTCACGAGAAACTGTGTGAAGCCGCCAATCACACCGGACCCCTGCACACGTGCGACATCTACAGCTCAAAAGAAGCAGGCGCCATCTTAAA AAAAGTTCTTCAGGCAGGATCTTCCAAGCCGTGGCCAGAAGTGCTCATGGAAGCTTTGGGTACCAACAAGATGGACGCTGGTTCTCTCATGAAGTACTTTGATCCGATTATTAAGTGGCTGGAAGAGCAAAATGTGGACGAAACCCTCGGATGGCCCGACTTTAACTGGGTTCCACCCATCCCAGAGGGCTACCCTGGAGATATCG ATAAGAATACAGACGAACTGCATGCGAAGGAGTTCCTGAGCGAGTACAACACAACAGCAGAGGAGGTGTGGTACAACTACACTGAGGCCTCCTGGGCGTACAACACCGACATCAATGACAACAACCAGAAGGAAATG CTCAAGAAGAGCCTGGAAATGTCGGAGCACACGCTGAAATACGGCCTCATGGCTCGGCAGTACGACACCACCGACTTTCAGGACGACGGCGTCAAGCGCATCGTGAAAAAGCTCAGTGATATTGACACGGCTGCTCTGCCTAAGGATGAGCtgaaggag TTAAACGATATCCTGTCCAACATGGAGACCAAGTACAGCGTGGCTAAGGTTTGCAAGGACAACGGCCAGTGTCATCCACTCGACCCTG ATCTTCAGAAGATCATGGCTGAGTCCAGAGATTATGATGAGCTGCTGTTTGCCTGGAAGGGATGGAGGGATTCTGCCGGCAAGGTCCTCCGTGAGGATTACAAGAGATACGTGGAACTGACCAATAAAGCAGCTGTGCTCAATG GTCACAGTGACAACGGTGCGTCCTGGCGCTCCATGTACGACTCCACGACCTTTGAGCAGGACCTGGAGGCTCTGTGGAAGGAGCTGGAGCCGCTCTACCTAAACGTGCACGCCTATGTGCGCAGGGCTCTGTATAAAAAGTACGGCCCTGACAACATCAACCTGAAAGGACCCATTCCTGCTCACTTGCTTG GTAACATGTGGGCACAAACGTGGTCTGGCATTATGGATCTGGTCATGCCGTACCCAGATGCCACGCAGGTTGATGCCACACCGGCGATGGTGGCGCAG GGCTGGAATGCCACCAGAATGTTTCAAGAATCCGAcaacttcttcacctccctgggCCTCCTGCCGATGCCAGAAGAGTTCTGGGAGAAGTCCATGATTGAGAAACCCTCGGACGGTCGCCAGGTTGTTTGTCACGCATCAGCCTGGGACTTTTACAACCGAAAGGACTTCAG GATCAAACAGTGCACTGTGATCACCATGGACGACCTGATCACTGTGCATCACGAGATGGGCCACGTGCAGTACTTTCTGCAGTACAAAGACCAGCCGGTAACCTTCCGTACCGGTGCCAACCCGGGTTTCCACGAGGCCATCGGGGACGTGCTGGCGCTCTCCGTGTCCACACCCAAACATCTGAAGAGCATCGGACTTCTGGATAAAGTCGAGAATAATCGAG AGAGCGACATCAACTTCCTCATGAGCATGGCACTGGACAAGATCGCCTTTCTGCCGTTTGGATACTTGATGGACCAGTGGAGGTGGAAAGTGTTTGATGGTCGAATCCCGGCGACTGAATACAACAAAGAATGGTGGAATCTCAG AATGAAGTACCAGGGTCTGTGCCCGCCTGTGGCCCGGACCGAGGAGGACTTCGACCCTGGCGCCAAGTTCCACATCCCTGCAAACGTGCCCTACGTCAG GTACTTTGTCAGCTTCATCATCCAGTTCCAGTTCCACCAAGCTCTGTGTAACGCTGCCAAGCAGACGGGGCCTCTGCACACCTGTGATATCTACCAGTCCAAGGAGGCAGGCAAGCTGCTGGG TGATGTCATGAAGCTGGGCTTCAGCAAACCTTGGCCCGAGGCCCTGACCATGATCACCGGTCAGCCCAAAATGAGTGCCAAGCCTCTCATGCTGTACTTCCAACCTCTCATTGAATGGCTGGAGAAGGAGAACCAAAACAACAACGAAGTCCTCGGCTGGCCGGAGTATAACTGGACACCTA GCGGTAAAAGTACCGTAAACTTCCTGGGTCTGGATGTGGACCAAACGTCTGCCATGGTGGGTCAGTGGGTGCTGCTGGCCATTGGTCTGGCCCTCCTCATTGCCTGCATTGTTCTGGTCGCCGTGTATGTGAAGTCCAAGCGGTGTCAAAGGTCGTATTCCACGATGGAGCTCAAGTGA